The proteins below come from a single Halostagnicola larsenii XH-48 genomic window:
- a CDS encoding Lrp/AsnC family transcriptional regulator has product MVTAYIMVKANTGEADRLRDSIEGLEGVDSAHIVAGDVDIIAKARVETPAAVKEIAATQIQGINGVEDTQTYIAMD; this is encoded by the coding sequence ATGGTTACAGCATATATCATGGTCAAAGCGAACACGGGCGAGGCGGATCGGCTACGGGACAGCATCGAAGGACTCGAGGGCGTCGACTCGGCCCACATCGTCGCCGGCGACGTGGATATCATCGCCAAAGCCAGGGTCGAGACGCCCGCGGCGGTAAAGGAAATCGCGGCGACGCAGATACAGGGAATCAACGGCGTCGAGGACACGCAGACCTACATTGCGATGGATTAG
- a CDS encoding potassium channel family protein yields the protein MRFVLIGAGRVGLRTARVLHEEGHDVTLIERDEATAKRARNQGFTVVDGDGSQETLLEQARVEDADAVGALTGDLNTNFSACLIADHYGCRTVLRIDEEYREEIYRKYADVVDEVIYPERLGAMGAKNALLGGTIRAIADIAQHLQVVELTITDEAPINGYTISELQLPADATVLAFGKIDGDLEIPTADESLESGDRLVVLADFAVLSDVRQIVVGETAGRTGAEIEAETTVEDTEANTGGTN from the coding sequence ATGCGGTTCGTACTAATCGGGGCTGGACGGGTCGGCTTGCGCACCGCCCGCGTCTTGCACGAAGAAGGCCACGATGTGACGCTGATCGAACGAGACGAGGCCACGGCCAAGCGAGCGCGCAATCAGGGATTTACGGTCGTCGACGGCGACGGCTCGCAGGAAACGCTGCTCGAGCAAGCGAGAGTCGAGGACGCCGACGCGGTCGGCGCGCTGACGGGCGATCTGAACACGAACTTCTCGGCGTGTCTGATCGCCGACCACTACGGCTGTCGGACCGTCCTGCGGATCGACGAGGAGTACCGCGAGGAGATCTACCGAAAGTACGCCGACGTCGTCGACGAGGTGATCTACCCCGAACGCCTCGGCGCGATGGGCGCGAAAAACGCCCTGCTGGGCGGCACGATCCGAGCCATCGCCGACATCGCCCAGCACCTGCAGGTCGTCGAACTGACGATCACCGACGAGGCCCCGATCAACGGCTACACGATCAGCGAACTGCAACTCCCCGCGGATGCGACCGTCCTCGCGTTCGGGAAGATCGACGGCGACCTCGAGATCCCGACGGCCGACGAATCGCTCGAGTCGGGCGATCGACTGGTCGTGCTCGCGGACTTTGCGGTGCTGAGCGACGTTCGACAGATCGTCGTCGGCGAGACGGCGGGCCGGACCGGCGCGGAGATCGAAGCGGAAACGACGGTCGAAGACACCGAAGCCAACACTGGAGGTACGAACTGA
- a CDS encoding MarR family transcriptional regulator, producing the protein MPVDFEQYRPTDLPDENTNGRAILEFLAARPETGYRAGELATELDIPRGSVGTTLSRLESRGLVRHKGEYWAINPTAYDTHTASVVGLQTVAEQFEGDYYDDNSDWDSDLEDLNEQANDSPEEK; encoded by the coding sequence ATGCCAGTCGACTTCGAGCAGTACCGCCCGACGGATCTTCCCGACGAGAATACGAACGGGCGAGCGATCCTCGAGTTCCTCGCCGCACGCCCCGAAACCGGCTATCGAGCCGGTGAGCTCGCGACGGAGCTGGACATCCCCCGCGGCAGCGTCGGAACGACCTTGAGCCGGCTCGAGAGTCGAGGACTCGTCCGCCACAAAGGGGAGTACTGGGCCATCAACCCCACAGCGTACGACACACACACGGCGAGCGTCGTTGGCCTCCAGACGGTTGCCGAACAGTTCGAAGGCGACTACTACGACGACAACTCGGACTGGGATAGCGATCTCGAGGATCTAAACGAGCAGGCGAACGACTCTCCCGAGGAGAAGTGA
- a CDS encoding Lrp/AsnC family transcriptional regulator: MVHAFIMVKTAAGKSERLLEDIRALEQVAEAHIVAGTYDIIAEVDVPDVYDVLQTASSDVQGLEGVADTKTYIGMD, from the coding sequence ATGGTCCACGCCTTCATCATGGTGAAGACGGCCGCCGGGAAATCCGAGCGCCTGCTCGAGGACATCAGAGCGCTCGAGCAGGTCGCGGAGGCCCACATCGTCGCCGGCACCTACGACATCATCGCCGAAGTCGACGTTCCCGACGTCTACGACGTGTTACAGACGGCCTCCTCGGACGTGCAGGGGCTCGAGGGTGTGGCCGACACGAAGACGTACATCGGGATGGACTAA
- a CDS encoding DUF5813 family protein: MTDQPAAVERELESHDAFAPRGDNTGYDLETTVFETTVTAEEGEGNRDGEFHITIALPTLSAAAADTGPTVEQVVEDGWFETLERRLEDTFSLAHTSTHEEPVLERDPDEVRVILEYVAWDAAEGVEDAKTLLEYVEGTYAQGIVPGYEYEGEAATLLENAQSQGQQATEGNGNSGGMPM; this comes from the coding sequence ATGACCGACCAGCCCGCCGCCGTCGAGCGCGAACTCGAGTCCCACGACGCGTTCGCGCCGCGAGGGGATAACACAGGCTACGACCTCGAAACGACCGTCTTCGAGACGACCGTCACGGCCGAGGAGGGTGAGGGAAACCGAGACGGCGAGTTCCACATTACGATCGCGCTGCCGACGCTTTCGGCTGCCGCCGCCGATACCGGCCCTACCGTCGAGCAAGTCGTCGAGGACGGCTGGTTCGAAACCCTCGAGCGGCGACTCGAGGATACTTTCTCGCTCGCTCACACGAGCACCCACGAGGAACCCGTTCTCGAGCGCGACCCCGACGAAGTCCGCGTGATCCTCGAGTACGTCGCCTGGGACGCCGCGGAGGGAGTCGAGGACGCCAAAACGCTGCTCGAGTACGTCGAAGGAACCTACGCCCAGGGAATCGTCCCCGGCTACGAGTACGAGGGCGAGGCTGCAACGTTGCTCGAGAACGCCCAGAGCCAGGGCCAACAGGCGACAGAGGGGAACGGAAACAGTGGCGGCATGCCGATGTAA
- a CDS encoding DUF7522 family protein: MATGLLTSDTSNQIVTTARTAIGDSLRSVTYFTRDDYEQLYLRDDLERDADLSTFIGHEWRGFTTAQTAYEGSELGDYNYTIRVFDNGFLIRVTNDREGVLVTTDGLTLKDFEEVATALNTYLEERALD, from the coding sequence ATGGCCACAGGGCTACTCACGTCCGACACGTCGAACCAGATCGTCACGACTGCCCGGACAGCCATCGGCGATAGCTTGCGTTCGGTCACCTACTTCACGAGAGACGACTACGAGCAACTCTACCTCCGCGACGACCTCGAGCGCGACGCGGACCTCTCGACGTTCATCGGTCACGAATGGCGCGGCTTCACGACCGCCCAGACCGCCTACGAGGGATCCGAACTCGGCGATTACAACTACACGATCCGCGTCTTCGACAACGGCTTTCTCATCAGGGTGACCAACGACCGCGAAGGCGTGCTGGTCACCACCGACGGACTGACACTCAAGGACTTCGAAGAGGTCGCGACCGCGCTGAATACGTACCTCGAAGAACGGGCACTCGACTAA
- a CDS encoding O-acetylhomoserine aminocarboxypropyltransferase/cysteine synthase family protein, protein MSNEQSDHRFATNSVHAGQEPDPTTGARAPPIYQTTSYVFEDTEHAANLFGLEEFGNIYSRIMNPTNAMLEERIAALEGGTGALATASGMAAFDLATFILAEVGDNIVSASALYGGTYTYLTHTVAKRGIETKFVDTLDYDAYEEAIDDDTAFVHLETIGNPALVTPDIERVAEIAHENDVPLFVDNTFATPHLCRPLEHGADLVWNSTTKWLTGSGSTVGGILVDGGSFPWDEGDYPELTEPNPAYHGINFHETFGDQAFAIAARTRGLRDLGNQQSPFDAWVTLQKLESLPLRMEKHSENAQLVAEYLADHDKISWVNYPGLESHETHENAEKYLEGGYGGMITFGLEGGYDAAETVCNEVDLTSLLANVGDAKTLIIHPASTTHQQLTEEEKLSGGVTDDLVRLSVGIEDVEDVIADLEQAIEQA, encoded by the coding sequence ATGAGCAACGAGCAATCCGACCACCGTTTCGCAACGAACAGCGTCCACGCGGGTCAGGAGCCGGATCCGACCACGGGAGCCAGAGCACCGCCGATCTATCAAACGACATCCTACGTTTTCGAGGACACCGAACACGCCGCGAACCTGTTCGGACTCGAGGAGTTCGGCAACATCTACTCGCGGATCATGAATCCGACGAACGCGATGTTAGAAGAACGCATCGCGGCGCTCGAGGGGGGTACCGGCGCGCTCGCGACGGCATCCGGGATGGCCGCCTTCGACCTCGCAACGTTCATCCTCGCCGAGGTCGGCGACAACATCGTCTCCGCGTCGGCGCTGTACGGCGGGACCTACACGTACCTCACGCACACCGTCGCAAAGCGCGGCATCGAGACGAAGTTCGTCGACACGCTCGATTACGACGCCTACGAGGAGGCCATCGACGACGACACCGCGTTCGTTCACTTAGAGACGATCGGGAATCCGGCGCTCGTCACGCCCGACATCGAACGGGTCGCAGAGATCGCACACGAAAACGACGTGCCGCTGTTCGTCGACAACACCTTCGCCACGCCCCACCTCTGTCGACCGCTCGAGCACGGCGCGGACCTGGTCTGGAACTCGACGACGAAGTGGCTCACCGGCTCCGGGTCGACGGTCGGCGGGATCCTCGTCGACGGCGGCAGTTTCCCCTGGGACGAGGGCGACTACCCCGAACTCACGGAGCCGAACCCGGCCTACCACGGGATCAACTTCCACGAGACGTTTGGCGACCAAGCGTTCGCGATCGCTGCGCGCACTCGTGGATTGCGCGATCTGGGCAACCAGCAGTCGCCGTTCGACGCATGGGTCACGCTCCAGAAACTCGAGTCGCTTCCCCTGCGAATGGAAAAACACTCCGAGAACGCCCAGCTCGTCGCGGAGTACTTAGCGGACCACGACAAGATTTCCTGGGTCAACTATCCTGGTCTCGAGAGCCACGAGACCCACGAAAACGCCGAGAAATACCTCGAGGGCGGCTACGGCGGCATGATAACGTTCGGACTCGAGGGCGGCTACGACGCGGCCGAGACCGTCTGTAACGAAGTGGATCTGACGAGCCTGCTGGCGAACGTCGGCGACGCGAAGACGCTGATCATCCACCCGGCGAGTACGACCCACCAGCAACTCACCGAGGAGGAGAAACTGTCCGGCGGCGTCACCGACGACCTCGTCCGGCTCTCGGTCGGGATCGAAGACGTCGAGGACGTGATCGCGGACCTCGAGCAGGCGATCGAACAAGCCTAA